A genome region from Setaria italica strain Yugu1 chromosome III, Setaria_italica_v2.0, whole genome shotgun sequence includes the following:
- the LOC101774029 gene encoding disease resistance protein RGA2, with product MPIGEAVLSAFMQVLFDKVISAAIGELKFPPDVTEELQKLSSSLSTIKVHVEDAEERQLKDKAARSWLAKLKEVAYEMDDLLDEYAAEALQSKLEGPSNHGQLKKVRSCFCCFWLDNCLFNHKIVQQIRKIEEKLDRLVKERQIFGSIMISGTERQEIKERPKTSSLIDDSSVFGREEDKETIVKMLLTPNNSNHASLSILPIVGMGGLGKTTLTQLVYNDARVKEHFHLRLWLCVSENFDEMKLTKETIESVASGFSSATTNMNLLQEDLSKKLQGKRFLLVLDDVWNEDPLKWDRYRCALLTGEKGSRIVVTTRNNHVGKLMGGMTPYHLKQLSDNDCWQLFKNHAFVDGDASAHPELEIIGKGIVKKLKGLPLAAKAIGSLLCTKDTEGDWKNILKSEIWELPSDKNNILPALRLSYSHLPAILKQCFAFCSVFPKDYMFEKGRLVQIWMALGFIQPQGSRRMEDIGSSYFDELVNRSFFQHHKDGYVMHDAMHDLAQSVSVDECIRLDDPPRSPVRSSRHLSFSCHNRSCTSFEAFPEFKRARTLLLLNGYKSMTSSIPKDLFCKLKYLHVLELHRRDITELPESIGNLKMLRYLNLSGTGITRLPSSIGRLFSLQTLKLQPCHVLDYLPESITNLVNLRCLEARPEVIAGIAGIGNLTCLQHLEEFVVRKDKGYKISELKEMQGITGNVCIKNLENVSSAEEANEALLSKKTYINTLHLVWSNTRRLTSKKADKDMQVLEYLQPHHELSELTVKAFAGFYFPSWLSRLTHLQNIHLSDCTNCSVLPALGVLPLLKFLVIGGFHGIIQINQEFSGTSGVKGFPSLKELVFEDMSNLETWASVQDGQLLPSLTELAVIDCPLLAELPSFPSSVVKLKISETGFTILPEIHTPSSQFPSSLACLQIHQCPNLTSLEHGLLCQKLLMLQQLTITSCPELTDLPVEGFRGLTALKSIHIYDCPKLELSRQHSLLPSILEDLRISSCTNLINPLLQEIDEISSLTNLAITDCASLHYFPVKLPATLQKLEIFHCSNLRCLPPGLEEALCLTAMTIVKCPLIPCLPEQALPQSLKELYIKECPLITESCQGEDWHKIAHVPTIEIEDDDSAMNDWSIKRRLS from the coding sequence ATGCCGATTGGAGAAGCTGTGCTGTCTGCCTTCATGCAGGTACTTTTTGATAAAGTGATCTCAGCTGCTATTGGTGAGCTGAAATTCCCTCCAGACGTCACAGAGGAGCTGCAGAAATTATCGAGCAGCCTGTCGACAATTAAAGTTCATGTTGAAGATGCCGAGGAGCGGCAACTGAAGGATAAGGCCGCACGCAGCTGGCTTGCCAAGCTCAAGGAAGTCGCATATGAGATGGATGACTTGCTTGATGAATATGCAGCTGAGGCCCTCCAGTCCAAACTAGAAGGTCCGTCCAACCATGGCCAGCTGAAGAAGGTTAGGAGCTGTTTCTGCTGCTTTTGGTTGGACAATTGTTTATTTAACCATAAGATAGTGCAGCAAATAAGGAAGATCGAGGAGAAGCTTGATAGGCTTGTCAAAGAAAGGCAGATTTTTGGTTCAATCATGATCAGTGGGACTGAAAGGCAGGAGATAAAAGAAAGGCCCAAGACAAGTTCACTGATTGATGACTCCAGTGTGTTTGGAagagaagaagataaagagacCATCGTGAAGATGTTGCTAACCCCTAATAACTCAAATCATGCCAGCCTTTCCATTCTTCCCATAGTGGGTATGGGAGGACTAGGAAAGACCACTCTAACACAGCTTGTCTACAATGATGCAAGAGTAAAGGAGCATTTCCATTTAAGGTTGTGGTTGTGTGTTTCTGAGAATTTTGATGAGATGAAGCTTACAAAGGAAACCATTGAATCAGTTGCGAGTGGGTTCTCATCGGCCACAACGAACATGAACTTGCTTCAAGAAGACCTCTCAAAAAAGCTTCAAGGTAAAAGGTTTCTTCTAGTCCTTGATGATGTGTGGAATGAGGATCCTTTAAAATGGGACAGGTATCGCTGTGCTCTACTTACTGGGGAAAAGGGAAGCAGGATTGTAGTTACAACACGAAACAACCATGTGGGGAAACTAATGGGCGGGATGACTCCTTATCATCTAAAGCAGTTATCAGACAATGATTGCTGGCAGTTGTTCAAGAACCATGCATTTGTTGACGGTGACGCCAGTGCACACCCAGAATTGGAAATAATAGGCAAGGGCATTGTGAAGAAGTTGAAAGGCCTGCCACTAGCTGCAAAAGCAATAGGCAGTTTATTATGTACCAAGGACACAGAGGGTGATTGGAAAAACATATTAAAGAGTGAAATATGGGAGCTACCATCAGATAAGAACAATATACTGCCAGCTCTCAGATTGAGTTACAGTCATTTGCCTGCCATACTGAAGCAATGTTTTGCATTTTGTTCAGTCTTCCCCAAAGATTATATGTTTGAGAAAGGGAGATTGGTTCAGATCTGGATGGCCCTTGGGTTCATTCAGCCTCAAGGAAGTAGAAGGATGGAAGATATTGGGAGTAGCTATTTTGATGAATTAGTAAACAGGTCCTTCTTCCAACACCACAAAGATGGATATGTGATGCATGATGCCATGCATGACCTAGCCCAGTCTGTCTCTGTTGACGAATGCATAAGGCTGGATGACCCACCAAGAAGCCCTGTAAGAAGTTCTAGGCATCTATCATTCTCTTGTCACAATAGAAGTTGTACTTCATTTGAAGCTTTTCCTGAATTTAAAAGAGCTCGCACACTGCTACTGCTAAATGGATATAAATCAATGACGAGTTCTATCCCCAAAGATCTGTTCTGCAAGCTAAAATACCTCCACGTGCTTGAATTGCACCGACGAGACATTACTGAGCTGCCAGAATCTATTGGAAATTTAAAAATGCTTCGATATTTGAACCTTTCAGGAACTGGCATAACAAGGCTGCCCTCATCCATTGGTAGACTCTTCAGCTTGCAAACACTAAAGTTGCAACCCTGCCATGTATTAGATTACCTTCCAGAGAGCATAACCAATCTTGTAAATCTGCGATGCCTAGAAGCAAGACCAGAAGTGATCGCTGGCATAGCTGGAATAGGGAACTTGACTTGCCTTCAACATTTGGAAGAATTTGTTGTCCGTAAGGACAAAGGATACAAGATCAGTGAATTGAAGGAGATGCAGGGGATCACAGGAAATGTATGCATTAAGAATCTCGAGAATGTGTCTAGTGCGGAAGAGGCAAATGAAGCTTTACTAAGCAAGAAGACATACATCAACACTCTGCATCTTGTATGGTCCAATACGAGGCGCCTGACTTCAAAGAAAGCAGATAAAGATATGCAGGTACTTGAATACCTCCAACCACATCATGAACTCAGTGAGCTGACAGTCAAGGCCTTTGCAGGCTTCTACTTTCCAAGTTGGTTAAGTAGACTCACTCACTTGCAAAATATCCACCTGTCTGACTGTACAAATTGTTCAGTTCTACCAGCGCTTGGAGTGCTGCCCCTACTCAAATTCTTAGTTATTGGGGGCTTCCATGGCATTATTCAGATCAATCAAGAGTTTTCAGGAACTAGTGGAGTTAAAGGGTTTCCATCACTGAAGGAACTCGTATTTGAAGATATGTCTAATCTAGAAACATGGGCTTCTGTACAAGACGGTCAGTTGCTTCCATCGCTCACAGAACTAGCAGTGATTGACTGCCCACTACTAGCGGAACTCCCATCTTTCCCATCATCAGTAGTGAAGCTCAAAATTTCTGAAACAGGATTCACTATTCTTCCAGAAATACACACTCCAAGCTCTCAGTTTCCATCATCTTTGGCATGCCTACAGATTCACCAGTGCCCAAACCTTACATCCTTAGAGCATGGACTCCTTTGCCAGAAATTATTGATGCTCCAGCAATTAACCATCACCAGCTGCCCAGAATTAACTGACCTGCCAGTTGAAGGATTCAGAGGCCTGACTGCTCTTAAGAGTATTCATATTTATGATTGTCCAAAGCTGGAACTATCACGACAGCATAGCTTGCTGCCCTCCATCCTTGAAGATCTACGCATCAGTTCATGCACCAATCTGATTAATCCTCTTCTTCAAGAGATTGATGAGATCTCCTCATTGACAAATCTTGCCATCACTGATTGTGCCAGCCTTCACTATTTTCCAGTAAAGCTCCCTGCCACTCTGCAAAAGTTGGAGATATTCCACTGCAGTAATCTGAGATGCTTGCCTCCTGGGCTAGAAGAAGCGTTGTGTTTAACAGCTATGACCATTGTGAAATGTCCTCTTATACCATGCTTGCCAGAACAGGCCCTCCCACAGTCACTGAAAGAATTGTACATCAAAGAATGCCCACTGATAACAGAGAGTTGCCAGGGAGAAGATTGGCATAAAATTGCTCATGTACCAACCATAGAGATTGAAGATGATGATAGTGCAATGAATGACTGGAGCATAAAAAGAAGATTATCCTGA
- the LOC101773624 gene encoding putative receptor-like protein kinase At4g00960, with translation MQPPSTGAGAMSRLLPLLLLSSSLFALTTNADERGLLQFYDCPSNTNYTRGSAFQANLIALLSFLPAAVAASSGFAENITGSAPDQAYGLAQCRADLNASDCRACLDGSARDMTAMCPGQKSAMLIYDGCLLRHSNASFSGVVDTSAWVCMCNTQNMTQPEEFSSRLGALMGNLTAKAAYASPQMFAAGETSLTPFVNIFGMAQCTRDLDDDDCNRCLTRAVASIPSCCDRKQGGRVIYRTCSVRYEVYPFYNAHAAEAAMSPAPTPGGGPVNGSDHSGPGSNGSSRTVTTALLVSIPVAVGLLVLLLVSACLCKRNRKPRKHVPVASNMHSDAEEMRSSESLLYDLSTLRAATDNFSEENKLGEGGFGPVYKGTLQNGQDIAVKRLSATSQQGQVEMKNEVFLLAKLQHRNLVRLLGCCIEEHERLLVYEFLTNNSLDKILFDPARQQQLGWGLRLKIIEGIGRGLLYLHEDSRLTIIHRDLKASNILLDADMNPKISDFGLAKLFNIDSSVGNTSRIAGTYGYMSPEYALHGIFSAKSDVFSYGVLVLEIVTGRRNTFTHASGPSEDLLTYVWRHWSRGSVQPLLEGCPGEGRRPQEMLRCIHVGLLCVQEDPQLRPSMASVVVMLNSRSITLPAPAAPAYAVPGRADAQGTVRNNTVGSREHSINDVSVSDLEPR, from the exons ATGCAGCCACCTTCCACGGGAGCGGGAGCCATGTCCAGGcttctccccctcctcctcctcagctccTCCCTCTTCGCCTTAACCACCAACGCCGACGAGCGAGGGCTACTACAGTTCTACGACTGCCCGAGCAACACGAACTACACGCGCGGCAGCGCGTTCCAGGCCAACCTCATCGcactcctctccttcctccccgccgccgtggccgcgtcCTCCGGGTTCGCCGAGAACATCACAGGCTCCGCGCCCGACCAGGCGTACGGCCTCGCGCAGTGCCGCGCCGACCTCAACGCGTCGGACTGCCGCGCGTGCCTCGACGGCTCGGCGCGGGACATGACCGCCATGTGCCCCGGCCAGAAGAGCGCCATGCTCATCTACGACGGCTGCCTTCTGCGGCACTCCAACGCGAGCTTCTCCGGCGTCGTCGACACGTCGGCGTGGGTCTGCATGTGTAACACGCAGAACATGACGCAGCCGGAGGAATTCAGTTCGCGGCTCGGCGCGCTGATGGGTAACCTCACGGCGAAGGCGGCGTACGCGTCCCCGCAGATGTTCGCGGCCGGTGAGACCAGCCTCACGCCCTTCGTGAACATCTTCGGCATGGCGCAGTGCACGCGggacctcgacgacgacgactgcaACCGCTGCCTCACCAGAGCCGTCGCGTCCATCCCGAGCTGCTGCGACCGGAAGCAGGGCGGCCGGGTCATCTACCGGACCTGCTCCGTCCGGTACGAGGTGTACCCGTTCTACAACGCCCATGCCGCCGAGGCCGCGatgtcgccggcgccgacccCGGGAGGAGGGCCCGTCAACGGCAGCGATCACTCGGGCCCAGGAAGCAACG GGAGTAGTCGCACGGTCACGACGGCTCTTCTCGTGTCAATTCCTGTCGCTGTTGGGCTGCTAGTGCTGCTGCTAGTTTCTGCCTGTCTCTGCAAGAGGAacagaaaaccacgcaagcatGTGCCGGTTGCAAGCAACA TGCATTCAGATGCTGAAGAAATGAGAAGCTCAGAGTCTCTATTGTATGATTTGAGCACGCTGCGAGCTGCCACCGACAActtttcagaagaaaacaagCTGGGCGAAGGCGGGTTTGGGCCTGTCTACAAA GGTACACTGCAAAACGGGCAGGACATTGCAGTGAAGAGATTGTCAGCAACTTCGCAGCAAGGACAAGTGGAGATGAAGAACGAGGTTTTCCTGTTGGCAAAGCTCCAGCACAGGAACTTGGTGCGACTGCTCGGCTGCTGCATCGAGGAACACGAGAGGCTCCTCGTCTACGAGTTCCTAACCAACAACAGCCTAGACAAGATCCTCTTCG ATCCtgctcggcagcagcagctgggcTGGGGACTGAGGCTGAAGATTATCGAGGGGATCGGCCGAGGGCTCCTTTACCTCCACGAGGACTCGAGGTTGACCATCATCCACCGCGATCTCAAGGCGAGCAACATATTGCTGGACGCGGACATGAACCCCAAGATCTCCGACTTCGGCTTGGCCAAGCTGTTCAACATCGACTCGAGCGTCGGAAACACCAGCCGCATTGCCGGGACCta CGGGTACATGTCGCCGGAGTACGCCCTGCACGGCATCTTCTCTGCGAAATCAGACGTTTTCAGCTACGGCGTCCTCGTCCTGGAGATCGTCACTGGCCGGCGCAACACCTTCACGCATGCGTCTGGACCCTCTGAAGATCTGCTCACCTAT GTCTGGAGGCACTGGAGCCGCGGGAGCGTGCAGCCGCTGCTCGAGGGGTGCCCCGGCGAGGGCCGGCGGCCGCAGGAGATGCTGAGGTGCATCCATGTCGGGCTGCTCTGCGTCCAGGAGGATCCGCAGCTCCGGCCCAGCATGGCGTCCGTCGTCGTCATGCTCAACAGCCGCTCCATCACGCTgccggcgcccgccgcgccagCGTACGCGGTTCCCGGACGTGCGGACGCGCAGGGGACCGTGAGGAACAACACCGTTGGGTCTCGAGAGCACTCCATCAATGACGTTTCCGTTTCTGACTTGGAGCCGCGTTGA
- the LOC101774433 gene encoding transcription factor TGAL1 codes for MAYASPGTDTSTDLDTDEKNQMLELGQLASLTASGSGDKSNDKLGQKALRRLAQNREAARKSRLRKKAYVEQLENSRLKLAQLEQELQRARKQGIFIPTPGDQPHSTSENALAFDMGYARWQEDHKKQIDELRTALNAHASDDDLRRITDSIMAHYCEAFRLKGAAAKADAFHVLSAMWKTPVERCFLWLGGFRPSELLKLLASHLEPLTEQQLASICNLQQSSQQAEEDLSQGVKALQQSVAKTLASGPLCPAGSSGSAADCSGQMAVAIGELGTLVNFLEEADNLRLQTLQQMQRILTTRQSARALLAISDYSSRLRALSSLWIARPRE; via the exons ATGGCTTATGCAAGCCCTGGGACTGATACATCGACAGATCTAGATACTGACGAGAAGAATCAAATG TTGGAACTAGGACAGCTTGCTTCCCTTACAGCTTCCGGTTCTGGTGACAAATCAAACGACAAGCTAGGTCAAAAG GCACTCCGCCGTCTGGCCCAAAACCGTGAAGCTGCTAGGAAAAGCCGTCTAAGAAAGAAG GCATATGTTGAGCAACTTGAGAATAGCAGGCTGAAACTTGCtcaactggagcaggaactCCAGCGTGCTCGCAAACAG GGCATTTTTATTCCTACTCCGGGAGACCAGCCTCATTCAACTAGTGAAAATG CTCTGGCATTTGACATGGGCTATGCACGGTGGCAAGAGGATCACAAGAAGCAGATAGATGAATTGAGGACTGCACTCAATGCACATGCCAGTGATGACGATCTTCGGCGTATTACTGATAGCATCATGGCTCACTACTGCGAAGCTTTCAGGCTTAAGGGTGCAGCAGCCAAGGCAGACGCTTTTCACGTGCTGTCAGCAATGTGGAAAACCCCTGTTGAGAGGTGTTTTCTATGGCTAGGTGGATTTCGACCGTCAGAGCTTCTTAAG TTGCTTGCTAGTCATCTGGAACCCCTTACTGAGCAGCAGCTTGCCAGTATATGCAACCTGCAACAGTCCTCGCAACAGGCTGAGGAAGATCTTTCTCAGGGGGTGAAAGCACTGCAACAGTCGGTCGCGAAAACCCTTGCATCAGGACCCCTGTGTCctgcaggttcttctggtagtgctGCAGATTGCTCGGGGCAGATGGCAGTGGCAATTGGGGAGCTTGGCACTCTAGTAAACTTCCTTGAGGAG GCTGACAATCTGCGACTCCAGACTCTTCAGCAAATGCAGCGCATATTGACCACCCGCCAATCTGCGCGGGCGCTGCTTGCAATCAGCGACTACTCCTCCCGGCTACGCGCTCTGAGCTCTCTCTGGATTGCCCGTCCACGGGAATGA
- the LOC101775096 gene encoding glutamate-1-semialdehyde 2,1-aminomutase, chloroplastic, whose translation MAGAAAAAVASGISARPSAPRRALAGHRARPSVVRAAISVEKGEKAYTVQKSEEIFNAAKELMPGGVNSPVRAFKSVGGQPIVFDSVKGSRMWDVDGNEYIDYVGSWGPAIIGHADDKVNAALIETLKKGTSFGAPCLLENVLAEMVIAAVPSVEMVRFVNSGTEACMGALRLVRAFTGREKIIKFEGCYHGHADSFLVKAGSGVATLGLPDSPGVPKGATCETLTAAYNDAEAVKKLFEDNKGEIAAVFLEPVVGNAGFIPPQPGFLNALRDLTKQNGALLVFDEVMTGFRLAYGGAQEYFGINPDVTTMGKVIGGGLPVGAYGGRREIMEMVAPAGPMYQAGTLSGNPLAMTAGIHTLKRLMEPGTYEYLDKITGDLVRGILDAGAKTGHEMCGGHIRGMFGVFFTGGPVHNFADAKKSDTEKFGRFYRGMLEEGVYLAPSQFEAGFTSLAHTSQDIEKTIEAAEKVLKRI comes from the exons ATGGCcggagcagcagccgccgccgtggcgtccGGGATCTCGGCCCGGCCGTCCGCCCCAAGGAGGGCCCTGGCCGGGCACCGCGCTCGGCCGTCGGTGGTGCGGGCCGCGATATCCGTCGAGAAGGGCGAGAAGGCGTACACGGTGCAGAAGTCCGAGGAGATCTTCAACGCCGCCAAG GAGTTGATGCCCGGAGGTGTTAATTCGCCAGTCCGTGCCTTCAAATCTGTTGGTGGGCAGCCTATTGTTTTTGACTCTGTAAAGGGTTCTCGTATGTGGGATGTGGATGGGAATGAATATATTGATTATGTTGGTTCCTGGGGTCCTGCAATCATTGGTCATGCAGATGATAAG GTGAATGCTGCATTGATTGAAACTCTAAAGAAAGGAACTAGCTTTGGTGCTCCATGTCTGCTGGAGAATGTATTGGCTGAGATGGTCATCGCTGCCGTACCAAGTGTCGAAATGGTCCGCTTTGTCAATTCAGGGACAGAAGCCTGCATGGGAGCACTCCGCCTTGTGCGTGCATTCACTGGGCGGGAGAAGATTATCAAGTTTGAAGGCTGCTACCATGGCCATGCTGATTCCTTCCTTGTCAAAGCTGGCAGTGGTGTTGCTACCCTTGGTCTCCCAGACTCCCCTGGAGTCCCCAAGGGAGCCACCTGTGAGACTTTAACAGCAGCATACAATGATGCTGAGGCAGTGAAGAAATTGTTCGAGGACAACAAAGGGGAGATTGCTGCCGTTTTCCTTGAGCCAGTTGTTGGCAATGCTGGCTTCATTCCGCCGCAGCCTGGTTTTCTCAATGCCCTCCGTGACTTGACCAAACAGAATGGTGCACTCCTGGTCTTTGATGAAGTGATGACCGGTTTCCGTTTGGCTTATGGTGGGGCTCAAGAGTACTTTGGGATCAACCCTGACGTGACAACCATGGGTAAGGTTATCGGTGGTGGTCTCCCTGTTGGTGCTTATGGTGGGAGGAGGGAAATCATGGAGATGGTCGCCCCAGCAGGGCCAATGTACCAGGCAGGAACTCTCAGTGGAAACCCACTTGCCATGACTGCTGGAATTCACACGCTCAAGCGTCTGATGGAGCCCGGCACTTACGAATACTTGGATAAGATCACTGGTGACCTCGTCCGTGGGATACTGGATGCCGGTGCCAAAACAGGGCACGAAATGTGTGGAGGACACATCAGAGGAATGTTTGGTGTATTCTTCACTGGCGGACCAGTTCATAACTTTGCGGACGCCAAGAAGAGTGACACCGAGAAGTTCGGGAGGTTCTACCGGGGCATGCTGGAAGAGGGCGTGTACCTGGCGCCCTCCCAGTTCGAGGCGGGTTTCACCAGCCTGGCGCACACCTCCCAGGATATCGAGAAAACCATCGAGGCTGCTGAGAAGGTCCTGAAACGGATATAG